The window ACTTTTACCGGGGCAAGCCAGGTTTCGCCAAGGTTGATACTTACCGTACTTTGTATCCCTCCGTCGCCTTCGTAAACGCAAAGCAAGTGGCCGTTGCTCAGTTGTATGGCACGGGCATAGTTGCCACCGCGGGCAGATACTTGTTTTAGCGTCGATTGATCCCAGGCGATATCTATCAAATCAGTTGCTTTCACAGGCATTTTTTCTTGTCCGCAAGCCATCAGCGGAATTAGCATACCTGCAAGCCATATCTCTGTTATCCCCATCTTCATCATGCGTCAGTTTACAATATCGGCCAGCCAAAAGTTAAAAGGTTTGTCCCTGTCGCACAGCAACGTTATACCATCAAATTCAAGCTCGGCAGCATGTATAGATGTGCGTTTTGTTGAATAGGAATATGCACCGTCTTTATCCAGCCCGCCGTCATCACCATGTGTTTTACGGCCGGGGTGAGTGAAATAAATAATATAAGCATGATCGCCGCTAACCACTACATCGGCATGTGCACCCGTTGGCGTATCCTCGTTACGGTGGCAGGGTTTATCCAATATAAGGCCCTGGTGTTCCCAGGTTTGCGCATCTTTTGACCGGTAAACGCGCTGCCCCTGCCATTCGTCGGTTATCATCCAGTAATAGTTTTTAAACCAGAATATCTTTGGGCCTTCGTGGGCACGTCCACCTATGGCAGGTTTATCATCAACATTCCAATTCACCAGGTCGGTACTTTGGGCAGTCATCGTTATGCTGTTTAGTTTTTGATCTTTATACCACATATGCCATTTGCCGTCGGCCAGTTTTATCAGTGTTGGGTCGATGATATTATGATCGGGCAGATGAAGCGGGCCTTCATATTTCCAGTCCCACAGGTTTTTACTGGTATAATGTATCAGGTGCGAATCGCCGCCCCACTGGCTGTAAACACCTTTGATGTAAACTACAAACATATGGTAAACGCCGTTTTGATAAACAACATCCGGCGCCCAGAAAGTATTCTGGCCCTGTTCGTGTTCCAAATTTAACGCGCCTTTGTATACCCAGCTATGCCCATGATCTTTTGACACCGCTACGCCTATGGCCGTGCCATAACAAAATGCCACACCCGGCGATTGTACGTTGGCACGGCGCTGGGTATACAGCATCGTCCACTCCTTTTCGGCACGGTTAAAAACCAATACCGGGTCGGCAGCGCCATCATAAATGGGGTCGCGATACAGTGGCGATGGTGGTTGCTGTGTGATAGCCCCAACCTTATGCTGAGCCACAATGGTTAAACCCATCGTGACCAGCGCGGTGAATGCTGTTATAAATTTAAGGCCTTTCATTAGCTGTTATACTACTCTGCTACCGGGAACGACGAAATTCTTAGCCTTGCGCCTCCCATGGGCACCAACGTTAAATTGACTGTTGGCTGGCCGGTTTTAACCGGACTTTGAGGCAGCACACCACAAAGACCATATTGATCAATTGCCCAGCCGGGAATTTGTTTGCCCTTTGTCCTCAACTCAATGGGTGCGTTGGCATTTGTAAATGGATTATTATCTTTTGGCCAGGCACGATGAATAATTTCAATTGATTTCTCAGGATGTTCCTGGTCAATTACCAAACCATAATTCCAATCGGATGCCGCATGAATTTCATAAGATGGCCATTTTTGCGGATCGGCCGTAGGCTGCCAGTGCGAATCGCCCTGGGTTGTGGTACGGCTATCTTCCTTGGTG is drawn from Mucilaginibacter ginsenosidivorax and contains these coding sequences:
- a CDS encoding family 43 glycosylhydrolase; the encoded protein is MKGLKFITAFTALVTMGLTIVAQHKVGAITQQPPSPLYRDPIYDGAADPVLVFNRAEKEWTMLYTQRRANVQSPGVAFCYGTAIGVAVSKDHGHSWVYKGALNLEHEQGQNTFWAPDVVYQNGVYHMFVVYIKGVYSQWGGDSHLIHYTSKNLWDWKYEGPLHLPDHNIIDPTLIKLADGKWHMWYKDQKLNSITMTAQSTDLVNWNVDDKPAIGGRAHEGPKIFWFKNYYWMITDEWQGQRVYRSKDAQTWEHQGLILDKPCHRNEDTPTGAHADVVVSGDHAYIIYFTHPGRKTHGDDGGLDKDGAYSYSTKRTSIHAAELEFDGITLLCDRDKPFNFWLADIVN